tttaaaataatctcaaATACATTGTACTGCAATATTATCAGATTCATCAAATTTACATTCTCGTCAGACCAAATACCtttagtttctaaaataatacctactatcatattatataaaaaaaagtattcattttgtaaaactaaaaaatataaaaattcttttataaatatttgacaattttattttgcatatttaccaatttttagTGCTAATTTTGGTGTATTAAGTGCATACTAAAATGCTgaaaatgtacttttttagtgttattaaCTTCTAAACCCTGGTAATAATTACTaccaaaaataactaattattaaataatattttattaaccaaCAAAATTgaccattaaatatattatatttaatttacattataaatttattctactatctccttaatttatttctgtgaaatatgtatacttacaCTCTTCCAGTTCGCTCGTTTAATGCCTTCCACATGCCACAGTTTTTTGGGTTTAAGGCCAGGAGGAAGTTGATTTCCTAAATTACCAAGTGGAGGCGGTGGGCGAGGTATTCCACTTCCTGCCATGTTTGGaaatggtggtggtggtggaggACCACCTCCAGGCAtaggtggtggtggtggaggAGGAGGACCAACAGAACCAGGCATGGGGGGCGGAGGTGGAAAGTTACCACCAATAAACATGGGTGGTGGTGGAGGAGGTGGTGGTGGAGGTGGACCACTGGTATTTCCATCttgctttttatttaatcctaATTTTccattctaaattataaaacagatcaatgttaaaataatatatgcttaataataaaaaaaaaaatgaacatattaaacttaaataatatgtgaacATGTGTGTTGaaaactgtaataaaaatatatattatttgacatctaaagaatttattatattagtatctaCCTtctctatgtatttttatggcatttgattttattataaaacctataaatttatagtgtcaaagaaaaatataaaaaagatttcatacattatttgaaaattgacacaaaaatatgattattgagAACaaagaagtataaaatatttagatcttgcttatttaatttaattgccaACACAAaaccataaatgtataacgcatttcctacataatataagatatcatatttgttttaccagaataaattacttatgctttattaacagtattaacattagctaattattattgataaatatatttgaaaaaataatgatgttttttattattaaatattacaataaaacttaCATTATCCATAGATGAGTTTAACATAAACTCTTTTATCGTAGTTTCAGCTTGAATTAATTTAGCTTCTGCTTCCTGGCGAGTAGCTACAGCATGTTCTAATTTATCTTTTAGCTCTTCAACTCTTCTATCTTCTTCAGCTTTAGATTTCTCTGTTACCAATAAAtagttgaaattaatttaaaagaattaaagTACAATAAAGTTCTACAGAACTGATAATTTACCAACAACAGTGTCAATTAATGGTTGTACATCTAATTGAAAACGCTTAGTTGCATGAAAATCCGGATCACAGCCATTACGATGTAAAACAATTTGTGATACACATTCTTCTATGAGCTTGTAAAAAGCAGGccttagtaaaaataaacaaattatctataaatattttgttttcacctTACTCTAGTAATAGcatacaataaattagaaaaatgttcaaatgaaaatggtttaaataaatgcaattatttttaattgtataattttgaatacataataagttattcttatattagttactaaaataatttttatttaactttatttttatatactactaactattaaaatattgaaagctgtgctatatttttggttaaatcttatgtaaatttaaatatataaaaactgttttttttcagagaaaaaatattttgatatttataaatataactttatgaaaaatccagctataaaaaaaaattaaacaataaatataaagattgtatactaatttctggataattttcaattacctACTAGAATATCCttgaaaaaattctataaagtaaacataactaaaaaatgataacatagatcagattattataataaatatacatttttaaattaaattaaattaaatattattgttattacatagATGGTCTCTTCAATTAAtagtaacaatttattttatggttattattattatttctgctAATCAATTTTACCTGATAGAAACATCatctttaataaatagaaaatgttgAAGTATAGACAAAAGATAAGGTTCAGCAGGTGTATCTGCcacaatgtttttaatgacATCAAAACAATCTCCTACATCATCAAAATCCATGCGTACATTATCAAATCTTTGAACTAATTCTTCATAATCATCTTctttatgtacattaaatatatttaattgtctaCTAAGATCTTCACTGCAATCTTTTTCTAAgctctaaaaaatattcatagtattaataatttaatactttaacttagttaatatttaaatataatttaattaaagattTACATCAATAACATCATACATGCCGGCTCGCATGATTTCATTTCGTAAATGACCACGAAATTCTAAGTCTTCAGGTGTAGATACAATAGCATTAATAAACTGTAGGCAAGCTacctaaacaaatttaataaactatattagtgAAAAACTAGAAAAATTACTAAGTTACTTTTCCTACcacactttaatattaattattttttaaaattaaataagtatatcatatgtatacaactttatactatataaaatattaattttatttatattatttgatagttttaaacaaaataaaaacattaaatacctatttttgaatacaaaattgttttaaataaattacttacaaaaacaaaagtatattaaCTTACTCTTAAAGCTTCATTTCCTATACTTTTTAGACCCTGGACTATAGGTAAAAATCGACAACGATTTTCAATATCTGCACTCATAGTTATGGCTTCAAGAGCTTTTTCATGACCATTTGGAGGTATTAAGCTAACAGCTGCTAGGACTTTTACTGCCTCTAACATAACAGCAGGTTTATTGATATCTAATGATCGTGCAATAACAGTCAGTGCTTCTTTGTGTccaaacatttgttttaaaccAACAGTGCTATTCATGATTGCTTTCAAACATCTGATACATTCATATTGTATACGAGCAAATTGAGCATTTTTCccatcactaaaaaaaaaaacattaattacattaattgaaaaatctttaaaatatattatgtagtacatatttgcatatataattgttaaaagtaagaaaaaaataaagcataagttttaaaaatactatacagtaGTAATACCAAATTATCACAAATCTAATGTTAACAAAACACAACCtcagaaaataatacatttatttaagtgatattaattatgtacaaacagaacttggaaaaaataaataggttaaaAGTAAtagatctaaaataataatttccctttttattattatttaagacgtatacattaatatagacgtgatatttttaatgcaacaagattttgatacttttttttcaatggaagtatttaaaatatcattgccaatgtaacaataatttattgatttttatgtttgtataatgttattgtacgAGGTATTGTATATTCAAACCACATGGAGAATATCGAATATATGCGATGTGCATCAAATTGTTAACACTTTACCTagaattacaaaatttatcCCTTGCaaactacttttttaaaaaactggagtaacaaaaacaaaatctataaattgCCTAACCAGTTCTCatcttcaaaaattattactactgGTCGATTAAACAAAAGATTAATACTATACTGTCTATActacaaaatatcaatttattcctataattaactattttataccaaaataatgttatatctaATGGCCATAGATGCTACAAGGAcagattttcaataaaaaaatgaagtaaaAGAAAAGAAGATTTGGTGTTGtatctgaaattatttattattcattttaataattgtataatagtgtAACTATAACGTAAAAGActgtaaatttcaatattcttttatactaataactattttagaattaattaaatgtcctAAAAATTCTAACATAAAAAGTACACAGACCCctcaaaaaattgttgatcAAAAAGAAATTAACATGCACATTAAACACATACAACTTGTATGTGGTTGTTAAACTTGACCTTGCAGTTTAATCATCCAATACTTAcccatatcattatttttctttcaaaaaaatcaatgatatcaatataagtatttgataCCCTACACCTATCctaatttaatctataattGCTTTAtcttaactttataaatataatatgatcagtataaaactaggtataatataatattgtacttactTGCGATAACATTCATTGAGCACAGATAATACTTGACGTAATCCTTCGGTGCCAAATTCACTAACCCAGCTTAATGGATGGTTAGTTAAAGCTATACGCAGTGATACTACACAATTATATGTCTTATTGGCACTTAAATCTGGTTGTGAAAGATATTGAATATACTCTGTAGGTTTGtcacatgtttttttatttccttcctattatgataatatacataacaatattaaaatttgtaatttaaatgaataataacatatttcagaaaattataacttacattacttgattttttataatgcatcattaacattttttttttattcacaacTGATTGATCTCTTATTGGGGTTTTTTTCTCTTCTGTTAAATTCATATCatcctaaaatatatataaatttacatcaatttaattgaaaattatgtataatgtaagtatattattttccaacaattaaaatattgtttaaatttatgaaaaataattagaatgtatcttaatattttttgttaccaGCATTTCTTCAAACTTATCGTTGAGTGCTTCTACATCTAAATGTTCAACAAACATTTCACACTCATCTGCATCGTTGTGACCGCCTGATGAAATATCGTTATCCGAGTTAATGCGTGGCAAAGAGCGGCTGCCAACACCATATGTACTTCCACTGCTGTAGATACCATTGCCACCGACACCACCGATGGGCGATGATGCCGCTGACCCATATTTTTTTGGTCGTCCAAACAATGTATCTAGCTGTAAAtacataagtaaaattaatgctagataaaaataagtaggtaagATGTAACACTGAGATACTAATAAACAaaagacaatttttatattaaaatataattttgttttgggGAATTAAGAATATGCcccataattaaacatttttaacaccataaatataattgaaaagaaaaaacagaaatataaatatacaaatattattaataatagtacttaCAAAACCAGTGGTTGGTTTGGTTTTTTCTCCGCGAGACATGTTTATTctgttgaatatttattactttcaacATCTGAAacagataataaaaacatgcaGTTAACTCAAAGTAcagaaaaaattagttatcttATAACACACTTAACAGGCCCGTAACCTGTCAAAAAatctcaatattattatcatttaacgaAGCAACTGAAAAACATAAAGTTACACAGCTAACGGTTTTAAACGGAAAAACCGATAGAATCACAATTGATTTCGGACATtcttaaacgttttaaaagcGCGTACGATAACTATTTATCAaatgatatttacttaaaaacctGTTGAATGTTACcactatacataatagtatgtatCAGCAAATGAAACAGTGCAGTGGTCGCCACAGCGCAGTAAACGACGACGGAATATACTAGTGTAATAGCACCGGGTTGTACATTTCGACGTGTATACTTTACTCGCCAAATGACTTTTCACGAAAAGTTGCacgaaatatattctaataaggaatatattattatcgcagTAGAACACTTAAAATCGagttaaaaacaacaacaacaacgatacgagcaattaaaataacttgcGCGTTATCACTTATCTGCTTGTACCACGGTCTCGGGTCCGATAAGACATTCTAAAAAGATAACATCTCCCACCAACACTGTCAATACCCGTCGTTTGTAGTGCGTTCGGCGTATGCTATTACGTATGTATTATCGGTCGATTGGGAGTATTGAGACCaaataactattgtaaaaccgcaaaatctttaatattatcgcccttttttttttcacataatttatGTGCATCGTCATTATCATTCGACCATCTCATAGGTGTGCGGAATATTAACGGCCCTAATTAAGAGTAAATACACGCGAGCGCCGCACTCGTTTCAATAGAGTCCAGATGTTACGCTACGTTACGTTACGTACCTGTGTCTTACCACCTACCTCCAAACTGCCGTTAACGTTCCGGCCGTTTGcgcaattatttattgtgtaacgAATAAGTGCCTATTATCGTCGTGTAAATTACatgaaattacattatttgattaagatgcttagaaaaaaaaaaacataaagtgCAGTTTACACTTTCAGAACGGACGTTAATACGTTATGATTTCCTAAGACAATATTTGgtacgtatattgtatttattttgtttttttaagctAGTccgattttgtatttttcgttACCGCGCGTTGGtacagtaattatattaacacaaCGCTAATGCACTTTCACGGGACGCCATTTAACTGGTGTGTCTTATTTTAGTGGCTGAAAACGATGATGTCAGAATTTGTTGGGCCTTGGCAAATTTAGTTTTGATCTAAagccaacaaaaaaaaactgcgaATACCCACGTGATTTACGTAAATATACGAGCTACGGAGGTGGACCTCTGCATACCCCTTCCTAGTCCAAGCGACTAtaaaccataatttattttcggaGAGAGTTAGAGTAGGTACATACttcctaaatttattttgagaaaaaCTATACCGTTCCTTAGttactattttcaaaaaaacgaaaataatattagtttaggtaccatcagaatatttttaatgttatacaaataatatgtatatacctagttAAATTATcctaaaccatattataaggTATTCGGAAAAAAGTGCCGTTCcaattgaatacattattcgataattattatgatttactttacataattataatatgattatatttacaaaatataatcattacatttatctatgtaacacTTCTTTAATACATTACCTAAAAGTATCTATAGCTGCAGTCTGTATTTAACATTGCTAAAGAAGAGTTATATAGATACatgtaatgactaatgattattttttattatgtaaatcttaataaaataacgaataatttatttagccGGTGTGGGGcttttttttcctaaattctattataaataacttagaTTTTACGGGTCTGATAACCTGATCAacacgtattttaaaaaagtaaataattaataatttaaaaaaattaaatttttcaaaataataatagtgagttattaaaaatatattttttttaatttgtgttatagttaagatttaaataagaTTTCGTTAAAATCACCAACATTTGcaaatcattttattgttaaaaaaaacataaaatgtatataattttcagatTTTGTGCTAAAACAAGTGATTAATAAAAGGTTTCTCTTAAGTTTTTGTTActgtaataagaaaaaaaagtttagcgCAAagctacatttattttttataaacggttaaaattattaagtatagatcaaatttaaacgtaaataataatttccccTCAATTGATTGCGAAAACTTGAAactttttggtaaaaataatttattattaataatcattttaaatatataagtataataggtatagactaaaaaatttgaaatatttcaactaattttatgctatttttttaaattataaacatataggcatttgaaattttaaaagatttttagttatttcttATGAATATTGATAACAATGTTTTTCGATCAACtaacttgaaaatgtaatgcaAATGGTTTATCATAagttgtataacaaataataagtaaaaaatattaaaaatatatatgatgcacaatttgattttataatcaataatctttcgacaacatttatcaaaattatgaaaattatttttagttaaaaataatataaaacattttcaattttaatagtcaaaactgaaaaattaatacatgattctttataattttttctcacataaatctaaaattcatgaaaataattatacttttttctcTTATAAATATGCAACGTTAAAAAATTCATGAAGTTGCatacttaaacaaaaaataatgatttttccttgatctattttacttaatacttagttgtaatttttagacgttataataatcacaattactatttataccatgaacatattttttattctactgtGTACGACGATATTgacttattattagttaataattataatatattatcataatatacggtAGAGTGATATACTACCGATGACGAGGTACACACACATTTAC
This genomic stretch from Rhopalosiphum maidis isolate BTI-1 chromosome 3, ASM367621v3, whole genome shotgun sequence harbors:
- the LOC113555794 gene encoding protein diaphanous codes for the protein MSRGEKTKPTTGFLDTLFGRPKKYGSAASSPIGGVGGNGIYSSGSTYGVGSRSLPRINSDNDISSGGHNDADECEMFVEHLDVEALNDKFEEMLDDMNLTEEKKTPIRDQSVVNKKKMLMMHYKKSSNEGNKKTCDKPTEYIQYLSQPDLSANKTYNCVVSLRIALTNHPLSWVSEFGTEGLRQVLSVLNECYRNDGKNAQFARIQYECIRCLKAIMNSTVGLKQMFGHKEALTVIARSLDINKPAVMLEAVKVLAAVSLIPPNGHEKALEAITMSADIENRCRFLPIVQGLKSIGNEALRVACLQFINAIVSTPEDLEFRGHLRNEIMRAGMYDVIDSLEKDCSEDLSRQLNIFNVHKEDDYEELVQRFDNVRMDFDDVGDCFDVIKNIVADTPAEPYLLSILQHFLFIKDDVSIRPAFYKLIEECVSQIVLHRNGCDPDFHATKRFQLDVQPLIDTVVEKSKAEEDRRVEELKDKLEHAVATRQEAEAKLIQAETTIKEFMLNSSMDNNGKLGLNKKQDGNTSGPPPPPPPPPPPMFIGGNFPPPPPMPGSVGPPPPPPPPMPGGGPPPPPPFPNMAGSGIPRPPPPLGNLGNQLPPGLKPKKLWHVEGIKRANWKSIIPQKVSDKCFWARVQEESLASNDILQGLSEKFSSKPARKKPEDSTDKTSTLKKVRCLKVLEPKASQNLSILLGGSLKHLSYADVKRGVLKCDDVVLKGNVLDQLINYLPPPDQLKKLRDLDCPYEDLVEAEQFAVTMGEIKRLLPRLKSLSYRQHHPEMVQDIKPAIVAGTAACEEVKSGVKFNKMLELVLLLGNYMNSGSRNGQAYGFEISFLPKLTSIKDVENKSTLLHYLVDIVEKNYPDLITFGDELTHCDRAARVSIDVIQKTLRIMDTSLRNLDVDLTNNCNKQQCGEDDLFSEVMTPFAKEAKSQFELLQNMCKKMEALYDDLAEYYVFDKSKYTLEEFFTDLKAFKDSFYEAQRENHKRREAEEKSRRARDARDKAEKEKKERAARKKALIDMNADHTQEGVMDSLFEALQTGSAFSRDQRRRRQGGTNTGDDKRAPLLYRSRSRTAFTERDLPTTRVQH